Within the Miscanthus floridulus cultivar M001 chromosome 2, ASM1932011v1, whole genome shotgun sequence genome, the region CCATCGGAAGCATACATACGGCCGGACCACCCATGACCCATCAAACAATCAataatactcctactcctactcgtaCTGCCACCGGCCGCCTCGCCACGCCATCGCAAGGAAAGCTCGCTGTTGCTGACGACCTCGCGGCCGGAGGCCGCCGTAGCCATGCCTATAAATACGGTGCAGAGCACGCACCCACCCATTCATACCGTATCACTCGCCTGCCTCCTCTCccgcctccctccctctcgcACACAGACGTCGTACGCGGCGGCTAGCTAGCTATCTAGCAGCACGATCGCCGTAGCTAGCGCACGTACAGACGATCGACGACCGACGACATGGCGGCCGCGGCAGCCTTCTTCTTCGCGcgcggcggcggtgcggcggcgCTGGCGATGGTGGCGGCCTTCGTCGTGCTGTCGGCCGCCGGCGTGGCCCGCGCGGACTTCGCCAAGGACCGCGCCATGTGCGCGGACAAGCTGATGGGCCTGGCGACGTGCCTGACGTTCGTGCAggacaaggcgacggcgcgcGCGCCCACGCCCGACTGCTGCGCGGGGCTCACGCAGGTGGTGGCCGCCagcaagatgtgcatgtgcgtgcTGGTCAAGGACCGCGACGAGCCGGCGCTCGGGTTCAAGATCAACGTCACCCGCGCCATGGACCTGCCCTCCCTCTGCAGCAACCCCGCCACCTTCTCCGACTGCCCCAGTACGTATAACGAATGAACGTCGTAACGGAACACCCTCCTGCTCCTGTCGCTCCTGCAATGCACCGACACGTACGCCGTGCACACCGTACACACACCATGTACCTCGCTGTGCACGGAAAAAGTTAGCTAGGGGCCACCTGCAGCTGCAGGGCCAATCGCATGGTCGTCCGGCCGCCCGTGTGCACAGCTCGTTGCTCCGGTGGTCACAACTTTTTGAAGTTTTTTTCCTTAACTCTTTGAGTATAAGTTATAGTATCTGAACGCACACCTACCCCACACCACCACATGCACACCCACCCCACCCCACTCCACGCGTGAGGCTGCAGATACACAGGACCTGCAAATTTATTAAAGGAGGAAAACCTCGTGAGGCACGCAAGTGTCGAACCCAGGGTTCGAACTCACGCTCGGCCGCTAGCACACCTGGCGAGCAAGCCAACCGAGCAAATTTATTAAAGGGGAAAAACCCCGTGAGGCACGCAGAGGGTCGAACACAGGGTTTGAATTCACGCCACGTGAGGCTGCAGATACACAGAACCTGCAGATTTATTAAAGGGGGAAAACCCGGTGAGGCACGCGAGTGAGCTAAGCTCGGTCCTCAACCTTTTTGAAGTTACAACAGCCCATGCACGTGCTACAGTAGCAGTACCACTGAACAACAGTGCGTGTCAGGAAATCCAGAGAGCAAGAAACTAACTTCTGAAAACCCAATTCACCTTCATCCGAACCTTCTCTGTCAAATTTCTATATATACTAGCtgttcatgtactaaccactcgGTGCTTGGTTTTGGTTTGCGATGGCAACCTGCAGAGATTCTGGGGATGTCGCCCGACTCCCCCGAGGCGGAGATCTTCAAGGAGTACGCCAAGAAGCACGAGGGCAAGAACGGCACCACCATACCTGCCGCTGCAACCGGTACGTACTGCTTGCGAGTTGCGACTATCTTCTCTCTTCAATCTTCATTTCCCAGTTAATATAATCCTAGCTTGCAGGATCGATATGGAATTTGCAGTCTGCATGCATATGGTCTTTTTGAAGTGTCGTAATGCTAATTGCTACTGCTAGTACAAAAATCGCATGAGAATTAATTAAGAGCCCTTGCCGCCTTGTGTTTATTTCCGTGGTCCTGAGTCGTGACCCACCGGGAACCCTCTCCAACGACCAGCTTTCTGTCTGCGTCTGTGTGTTCCAATTCCGTGAGGTCCCGTAGCAGCAGGGACGCGCGGGGGTACGATCGGGACGTGCCGACATGCGGAGGTCCACGCTATCCCGAGGTGCCATGCCGCGGTGTTATGCCGGGAAAACTACTGAAAACTACCAGTACACTTTTCTGCATCACTGCATACATGTACTACGGGGTACGGGTTGAACATTTTCAGGCTTCCTCCACGCGCTCACGCATGCGTTGGTTTGTGTCGCAGGTGCCGCGGCGACAGGGAAGAGCACGAGCGCGGCGCCGACGGCGGCCGGCGCCGGGAGGCAGCCCTGCGCGGTCTTCTTCTACCTCGTGTCGGCGCTGCTCGCCTCCGTTGCGGTCCTGCTGGCCTGACGGCCGGCCGCGGCAACGCAGCGcttgcatgcatgcattcatggccggccggccggcgcggCAGGGGATGGAGATACTACTGCACGGACTAGAAGGAAAAGCCCGGAGAAATTAAAGGAGATGAGCAAATTAAAGGACACGagtactcttttttttttccccCTTCTTGTAGCTTTTTAAATTTTGTGGGAGTTGTGAGACGTCGTCGGCTTGTGCTGACGGTGCACCAGCGACACAGCTTTGTACTCCCAGCTAGCTGTTGGGCTGTGTGGCCTTCCAGCCTGGGGATTTTAATGTGGTGGCCAGAGACTGTCTAGTTGTCTCTCTGAATCTGATGATTCTGATCCATTGGCACGTTGTATGCTTGGTTTTGGTTTCTTTTCCGTTTTAGTTCGTCTTCTTGCTTTTAAGGctctctttggcacggctcatctagCGGCTTTTGATGAAGCCGTGCCAAATGGCACTCTACAAAACGGCTTGCGCCTAGAAGCCGCAGAGAAGCCGTTCGGTGGCTTACACAGGGGAGGGCAAGCAAAAAAATGTGGCTTCCCCCGGCTTCTTCCTCACCTGCGCGTTGCTTTTCCATCCTTGCCCCTGGGCCTGCTCTCCTCCCCGGCGCCCGCGCGCCAACGGCCGCCTCCCTACGCCGTCggcctcctcctcccccgccgccggcctcctgctcctccccGCGTGCCCCCGTCTCCTCCACCACGGAGGCCGGTCTCCTGCTCCGCCCTGCCACCAGCCTCCTGCTTCGCCCCGCCGGCCTCCAGCTCTACCCCACCGCCGGCTTCCAgctccgccccaccgccggcatcCTGCTCCGGCCAGCGCGCCCTGCCTCCGCCCCTGGTTCCTCCCCTGCGGCCAGCCTCTTGCTTCGCTGCGCCGCGCCCCGCCAGGATAAGGCCGGGAGGGAGAGGCCGATTGGATAAGGAGAGAGGAGGGGAAAAGAAAAGAAGGGGAGAAGGAAAGATAAATAAAaagtgaaagaaaaagaaaaggaaaatgaagagaaaaaagaaaaagaaaaagaaaaagagagaaaaaaatataagGGTATTTTGAACATTTGACATCTTTTTTATATTCTAAAAAGCTAAGATAAGCTAAtatgtttttatttttcttcAGTTTCAAGGTCTTTTTACCAAAAACAAGGATCCATGTACTGTTACACTAGTCATAGTTGTAGACAATGGATCTTATTGTACACTCCGTCACGACACATTGTAAAATGAGATCGTCATTGTCACATATGGTTCCTTCCGTCCAAAAATAtaacttttttttttaataattttcaGACAGAGTAAGAGTAAGGACGATGGCAAAATACATGTGTTCCATCGTCTCATTTTCTTTCCCAGTTGATATATAGGTTTGGCAGTCACCTTTTGCATGTGTCCGTGATTAACTTTCGCATTAGGAGGCATTGTCCCACGTTTTATGTAGAGTGTTACTTTTTAGACAGATGTTAAATCTCTAAAAGGttattgtcgatgttttaccaccgatagtcTGCCACGGGTTCTCCGGGACAGTATTGTTCggacttcagcgtatgcagaactcgatggtgaacgcaagagacaaacgatttattctagttcgggccctcgatcgtagatcgagtaataaccctacatccagtcggcgttagcctctacgttggattgattatgaagtgtcgtaTCATCGTCCTtctccaggagccctgccctcctttatatagtcaggaggccagagtcctagtcggtttacaatgagagtttctagtaggattacttaatagtactactactaagattacatggaaagaatcttagttagactagatcttctttctcccttgtggggtatcctgtgggtcccgcatcgacaagcccccgagcacttcatggttgagctctgaaagtctcgttttgctccttcaggtcttgttgagtaggaacaaacgtcatccgagtgctttctggagtgaaaccttgtagcgcttcttgggatcttcgagtggtgagtgctttttgaagaaaaagtacatctatctggttgtagcccccgagcctcttgctatttggaacaaggagctggaggatcttatcttgaagttgctctgattgttcattgaagttttgtcaaaaagaactcgaatatggctcattccgggttctttttgtcgtaatgtcttgaagtggtctgcgttgaggaagtcttttggtgacgtgtgctttttcgaagaaaaagtgcactcactgagtgtagcccccgagcctcttgctatttggaacaaaaagttggagggtcttgaatctttatgttttttgaaaatttgtgttctgaagtagtcctcTAGACTTGATTATGTCATCATCcaagtagttttgcggcatctttccaaagcggccctttagtcttggattaaaacatccaagcttatgtccgggttctttttgggtgggtgcaatttttcgtaaaaattgcactcactgagtgtagcccccgagcctcttgcttttactagcaaaagttggagggtccagattcttgtcttcaaaaaattctggggctatgtatcccgcagccccgagCTTTCTCCGAGTTTTtctcttttagaaaagaagtcggatgaagagtcttgatgtgttgtcgtcgttgtagtcttgagtttcttgtattcttggtcctttgtctttggttccgagcctcctaGAGTAGTTGAAATAAAGGCCGAGCCcctgagcgtatatccgtgttgttttgttcagaaaGAACTCGGTTACGatgtcttggcgtattctttgatagtctgctgttgtcagatgtagttgtatggtggtggttgagtgtaaatgttgtttgttgacgggttgtaccatggtggtatatccttccgaatatgcttgtccttggtcaCTGTTCCTTCACGTCTGAGTCTTTTTTCattgagttctatcttttcactgtttcTTTTGTCAGGTCTTTACCTTTGGTGCTCCCGGTTCATGTGCACTGctcttttggtctataaataccctcctgtggtgcttgtttttgaatcattgagcattctgttgtgtggcctgaagtctttgtagtcatggatatggtagtttgtgaagttgagcagtccccgggcatattttgtagttcctgtgtgtcttgtcgtagctggaggaagtcttgtgatagggattagaggtaggctaatcccgcgacagcattatgccaggatgtacgtggcggtagttgaaggaagtcttatgatgtgggtttcgttccttcatctggcagttctgggttgatcctcgtcgcctgtcttgaggttatccggtgcagatcaacaccatatccagcatcacatcggtcttgggtagacagatgcctaccggccttctctgctccatgttgccctgccgtgctgccgatttccgccttggatgcactgcgtccttcctttgaagaaaacagtgtagctgatggcggtttgtcctttcgagtagcaatttgggacacgtagtcattctagagcctagccgtgtccgtgttcctctttgctactttgcttttcgtggtaccgagttcgttgggtcttgtaagatttgtagtcttttgttttttaagccgcttgtaatggaacgaatcttgtcttctgagttgtcttttacttttctgctgtgatccctgtcgttcatgagattaccgagttctttcttaaataaccgggttcctttgttccttgcgaggtagccctttctttcttcttggtttgacgagttgttcttgtagcgatctgataaccctgtcgtggtgttggacggataagtctgaaatctgcccattggtttgtaccgttgtgtggatttgtgccctccgtcgttttagct harbors:
- the LOC136537853 gene encoding non-specific lipid transfer protein GPI-anchored 13-like; translation: MAAAAAFFFARGGGAAALAMVAAFVVLSAAGVARADFAKDRAMCADKLMGLATCLTFVQDKATARAPTPDCCAGLTQVVAASKMCMCVLVKDRDEPALGFKINVTRAMDLPSLCSNPATFSDCPKILGMSPDSPEAEIFKEYAKKHEGKNGTTIPAAATGAAATGKSTSAAPTAAGAGRQPCAVFFYLVSALLASVAVLLA